In the Ictalurus furcatus strain D&B chromosome 13, Billie_1.0, whole genome shotgun sequence genome, CTAtctgtggggtgtgtgtgtgtgtgtgtgtgtgtgtgtgtctgtgtgtgtgtgtgtgtgtgtgtgtgtgtatgtgtatgtgtgtgtgtgtgtgtgtacgtgtgcatgtgtatgtgtgtgtgtgtatgtgtgtgtatgtgtgtgttatgtgtgtgtatgtgtgtgttatgtgtgtgcatgtgtgtgtatgtgtgtgtgtgtgtttgtatgtgtgtatgtgtgtgtatgtgtgtatgtgtgtgtgtatgtgtgtgtgtatgtgtatgtatgtgtgtatgtatgtgtgtgtgtgtgtatgtgtgtatgtgtatgtgtgtgtgtgtatgtgtatgtgtgtgtgtgtatgtgtatgtgtgtgtgtgtatgtgtatgtgtgtgtgtgtatgtgtgtgtgtgtgtgtgtatgtgtatgtgtgtgtatgtgtgtgtgtgtgtatgtgaatgtgtgtgtgtatgtgtgtgtgtgtatgtatgtgtgtgtgtatgtgtgtgtgtatgtgtgtgtgtgtatgtatgtatatgtgtatgtgtgtgtgtgtgtatatgtgtgtgtgtgtatttgtgtgtgtatgtgtgtgtatgtgtgtgtgtgtatgtgtatgtgtgtgtgtgtgtatgtgtgtgtgtgtgtacgtgtgtgagtgtgtgtgtatgtgtgtgtatgtatgtgtgtgtgtgtgtatatgtgtatgtgtgtgtatgtgtgtgtgtgtgtgtgtgtgtatgtgtgtgttatgtgtgtgcatgtgtgtatgtgtgtgtatgtgtgtgtgtatgtgtgtgtgtgtgtatgtgtgtatgtgtatgtgtgtgtacatgtgtgtatgtatgtgtgtgtgtatgtgtacgtgtgtgtatgtgtgtgtgtgtgtgtgactgtgtatatgtgtgtatgtgtgtatgtgtgtgtgtgtgtgtatgtgtgtgtgtatgtgtgtgtgtgagtgtgtatgtgtgagtgtgtatgtgtgtgtgtgtgcatgtgtgtgtgagtgagtgtgtgtatgtgtgtgtgtatgtatgtatgtgtgtgtatatgtgtgcatgtgtgtgtatgtgtgtgtatgtgtgagtgtgtatatgtgtgtgtgtgtgtgtgtgtgtgtatgtgtgtgtatatgtgtgtgtgtgagtgtgtgggtgcgggtgtgtgtgtaggtgtgtgagtgtatatgtgtgtatgtgtgtatgtgtgtgtgtgtgtacacgtgtgtatgtgtatgtgtgtgtgtgtgtgtgtgtgtgtgtatgtgtgtgttatgtgtgtgcatgtgtgtgtgtgtatgtgtgagtgtctgtgtatgtatgtgtgtgtgtgtgtgtgtgtgtatgtgtgtgtatatgtgtgtgtgtgagtgtgtgggtgcgggtgtgtgtgtaggtgtgtgagtgtatatgtgtgtatgtgtgtatgtgtgtgtgtgtgtacacgtgtgtatgtgtatgtgtgtgtgtgtgtgtgtgtgtgtgtgtatgtgtgtgttatgtgtgtgcatgtgtgtgtgtgtatgtgtgagtgtctgtgtatgtgtgtgtgtgtgtgtgtgtatgtgtgtatgtgtgtatgtgtgtgtgtgtgtgtgtgtatgtgtgtatgtgtgtgtgtgtgtgtgtgtgtgtgtgaatgcgtgtgttcATGCTGTAGTTCTGATCCGGCTGAAGTTTTATTTATGAAGaataaaactgtttgttttCTTACAGGAATCCATCAACACACCCGAAGGAGACGAATAACTCGGATAATAAAGACAAACTGAATTTGTGGCATCTCTTCAACATCGAAGATAAAAATATCTGTGATAAGGTTACTCATGATAATCTTACAGATATTTTtctaaaacttttaaagaaaagtCCAGAAGAGTCATTacatgataataatgatgatttaAAACGTTTTTTAGAAATCCACAAAAAACACCATTTAGACGTTTACATGAAAAACAAAGATAAACAATATGCATATGCTTTTATAGATGAGGAAGGTAAGATTAAGGTAACCGAGAAATATATGCCACACCAGGGGAAAGGAAAACATAGTGAGGATCTTCTTATTACTGAAATTGAGaagtatataaatgaaaagcatattaaagaaattaaaaataaattagtaatTTACATCTTCACAACGAATAGTCCTTGTTACGGGAGACAGAAAACTGAACCCTGTTTATCGACTATACTCAAATTTTCAACTAAGCATAGAAATGTTAAAATAGTTATTGTCTTCTCAAAATATTATGTCTTTGTCAATCAGATCCATGATTTTATTCAAAAAAATGCTGGACCAAGCTGGTATACTCAATGTAAGTTTTGTGTTAAATTGGATATTACAGAATTCGtagataaatgtaaaagttttcAACTTTTCTCTCAATACAATaacttaaatattataaataactaTGAAGGTATTAATAATaacttaaatattataaataactatgaagttattaataataacttatatattataaataactaTGAAGAGTGCCTCCAGAAAAAAACAGAGCTTGAGTCCACACTGAGAGAGGAAATGAATGATGATTTCACTCCGATTACTAAATTGTTAAATGACCGGTGGACTAGAAGCGTAGATCAAAGTTTAAACCGACATATACTTTTGCCCATCTTCAATTGGATCCAGGATCATTATCACAATGTAAAGTTTGTCCAGGTTGATTCGGAAGAAATGGAACGCTTGATTCCTTCTTATAAGCAAGAAAGAGCTGCTACCCCCGCGACCTGATtacggataagcggttgaggatggatggataataataatataattcgGCTAATGAGGAATAATTGGAATTGGAATAAATCATGCTGATTGCACACTTTctgatttgtttgatttttccTTAATATTTACCACACAGTGCACTGtttcctaacacacacacgcacacacacacacacacacacacacacacacacttattatttCATCCATTAATAATATCTTCATTATTATAACATCATGTAAAGTGTTTCACACCACAGAGCGGTTAaatgcttgaatctgattggtcagatattTTCAGTATAACAGTGCGGGTAATTCCGGCTGTAACATGAtcgacaggtttatattaacgctctcgttctaatactgtacgttatcgtttctatagcaacgttTCCTCTTCCCAGAGCGATAAAGGAGGTGTGAATGCATGTACGGCTCAAAGCCACAGAAGGTGTTTAAAAGGTGATCTTCTTGAAAGCGTCTCTGGGACGTTACCTGTGGATGATGAAACACAGTTGTGTTCCGGATGTTTATATAAtacagtgtagaatagtgtaTTTACTCAGCCATGCAGCTGAAATACGACGCAGAATATTAGACTGTTCTTTTTAGAGTCAtgtgaataaattaatatgtCACAAATCTACTCTTTTTATGATATTATAAGATATACAGCGCCCtacattaatattggcacccttggtacatatgagcaaggaaggctgttgttggctcaaatttatcctattacccaaaaacacttaaaattcaacatagaagccaatactcacatctacctctgagcccagttggagatagaaaaaatacaccagccgtgagtgagaagaagcaagggtccagctttattgttccattccaccacacgagatccacaccgatgagaattctcagaggtgatccccataccctgagcttaagctccagtatttatactgtacttacacagtaaataacccagatgtttcaagaagactatgatctcactaccaatagggttaaaaaagagctcatttaccttactcttatgttccagaaaagggctatttcacttacacatagaattgaaaccaggggttttaatttacacataaaatcagaacccaggcatttctaataacccagaaaataaaaacccagagttttgaattacacagagaatcagaaagcAGAGTTTTCAGTTACCTAGGGAATCAGAAACTTCGTTTTTCATTTACCTAGGGAATCAGAAACTTCGTTTTTCATTTACCTAGggaatcgaaaccagagaatttgaataacccgtaaaatagaaagtggacaagactaaacaatctagagtgaccttggtcttattgttatctcgcgggggggcagcttgactcagccacccttataaatggctcctcatggttctttcttaaaattaaggccttccttgcgagacaagaaccctcaccatttgagtcatgagtaagtttacattttcctgtatttctagtttataatttattttcatatttgcactatatttcttattttatatatatttatactacttaaaaagcggtttactgtacttccaacttcttaatatcattacagttctactgtcctgcatatcctactattctgttttttatagagagtttctctattactataagatattattaaagttattcatgtgtgtgtatgagaaagagagagtgtgtgtgtatgttgtgtctacttgcccgcccttgactgtacgagcgtgtgtgtgtattagccctcctcagctcagctcgtatacctctttttgactttttttgactactactgctcttaaagatctttaaagtgtaattccaatttgtcaatgtccgcctaatcccacttctatgtgtctaggtgcccgtcttttcttcttctcccctttgctggatgctaggtctcccttatgtttattttatgacatattttatccacaacattgtGAAGAAtcttctttattgttttaactTTTAATCATTTGCGCAAATAATCCACAAAAagactctgctctcatagatatcaaacaattacaaacacaacacaggtttatcaacaaaaacaaaatgttaaatataggtgtgcaacaattattggcaccccatgaattcatatcagaaaaatatatttgaagtatatttgaaaataatttttgtacacctgggagactaggaacaggaagtagttcaaatatgaggtaacacacaggccaaatccccttagtcattcataacaatgggaaagagcgaggaatataactttgagcttcacacaatgggaaatctctataagaaaatatcacaagcattgaaaacgcccatttccaccatcagggcaataattaagaagttccagtcgactggaaatgttatgaattgacctggaattggacgtgtgtctgtatcgtctcaacgcactgtgaggaggacggttcgagtggataaaacatctgctggagaactgcagaagttagttgcgtcttggggtcagaaagtctccaaaactacaatctgaagtcacctacatcaccacaagttgttggaagggtttcaagaaaaaagcctctactctcatccaaaaacaaactcgagcgtcttcagtgtgcagacactactggaacttcaaatgggatcgggttctgtggtcagatgaaaccagaatagagctttttggtaataaacacagaggaggttttggagcacacagagaggtagccatatggaaaagtacctcatgcccacggttaaatatggaggtggatctttaatgttttggggctgtttttcagccagaaagcttcaaatgggccgtggttggatcttccagcaggacaatgagccaaaacatcatcaaaatcaacacagaaatggtttactgaccacaaaatcaagatcctgctatgaccatcccagtcccctgacctgaacaccATAGAACACCTGTGGggggaactgaagaggagagtccaccagcgcggacctccaaatgtgaaggatctggagagattctgtacggaggaacgctctcagatccctcgccatgtattctccaacctcatcaggcgttataggagaagactcagagctgttatcttggcaaagggaggtaacacAAAATGTTGACTAAAAGGGtcattgttgcacatctatatttaacaaagatttttttttgataaacctgtgttgtgtttgtgattgtttgatatccatgagagcagagtatttttgtgaattttttttaacaaaacatcaaaaggttaaacaataaagacaatttttcacagccatctttgctcatatttaccaggggtgccaatattaatggagggcaccgtatatggacaagcaaacatttgatcctctttgaatctgtgcttattaataaagatgataCACTCCAATGACACATAATATTGACAttatgtagtaattttcacaatttaaagtcacatggaaaaaaagtaagtacacccctacatttatcacaccttcaaatccatataattagaatcaggtgctGAAGATCGGGTGCCTGCttagtgattagaacctgcctCTGGAGCGcaggtcttattt is a window encoding:
- the LOC128617455 gene encoding uncharacterized protein LOC128617455, giving the protein MTNPEEPDGVNENFTDKDDKDLNSLKDSDPETTASTPLFPCLSPQEKNSTDMNPVKGGARTSPPSANPSTHPKETNNSDNKDKLNLWHLFNIEDKNICDKVTHDNLTDIFLKLLKKSPEESLHDNNDDLKRFLEIHKKHHLDVYMKNKDKQYAYAFIDEEGKIKVTEKYMPHQGKGKHSEDLLITEIEKYINEKHIKEIKNKLVIYIFTTNSPCYGRQKTEPCLSTILKFSTKHRNVKIVIVFSKYYVFVNQIHDFIQKNAGPSWYTQCKFCVKLDITEFVDKCKSFQLFSQYNNLNIINNYEGINNNLNIINNYEVINNNLYIINNYEECLQKKTELESTLREEMNDDFTPITKLLNDRWTRSVDQSLNRHILLPIFNWIQDHYHNVKFVQVDSEEMERLIPSYKQERAATPAT